From Vidua chalybeata isolate OUT-0048 chromosome 25, bVidCha1 merged haplotype, whole genome shotgun sequence, one genomic window encodes:
- the YRDC gene encoding threonylcarbamoyl-AMP synthase: MARAARVLALARAAEQAAGPGLGPGCAHLVLLPPAGGARPGPQGARGEPAEGGGWAGGGSAPVEPGWPAAEGGGPGRWRRGPGCPADWREAVAATAGALQAGGLVAVPTDTVYGVACLAQDSAAVRSIYSLKGRNGAKPLAICLGDVERLYRYCHVNVPDELLRDLLPGPVTLVLERSEELNKDLNPFTSLVGVRIPDHPFMRDLARACSGPLALTSANISSRGSTLTVLEFQDLWPQLSLVIDGGPIGDIQSPECRLGSTVVDLSVSGKFSIIRPGCALTPTVEILQKKYGLVPESS; the protein is encoded by the exons ATGGCGCGGGCGGCGCGGGTGCTGGCGCTGGCGCGGGCGGCGGAGCaagcggcggggccggggctgggcccGGGCTGTGCCCACCTGGTGCTGCTACCGCCCgccggcggggcccggcccggcccgcagGGTGCGCGCGGGGAGCCAGCGGAGGGCGGAGGCTGGGCCGGCGGCGGTAGCGCCCCAGTGGAACCGGGCTGGCCCGCAGCGGAAGGTGGAGGCCCCGGCCGGtggcggcgggggccgggctgCCCCGCTGACTGGAGGGAGGCGGTGGCGGCCACGGCCGGTGCCTTGCAGGCGGGCGGGCTTGTGGCGGTGCCTACGGACACGGTGTACGGCGTGGCCTGCCTGGCGCAAGACTCGGCCGCCGTGCGCAGCATCTACAGCCTGAAGGGGCGGAACGGCGCCAAGCCGCTCGCCATCTGCCTCGGGGACGTGGAGCGGCTCTATCG GTACTGCCACGTGAATGTTCCCGACGAGCTGCTGCGGGACTTACTCCCGGGACCAGTGACGCTGGTGTTAGAGCGTTCAGAGGAGCTGAATAAAGACTTGAATCCGTTCACATCG ctggtTGGAGTTCGCATTCCAGACCACCCCTTCATGAGAGACCTGGCACGAGCCTGCTCGGGACCGCTGGCTCTGACGAGCGCCAACATCAGCTCACGGGGCAGCACGCTGACCGTGTTG GAATTCCAGGACTTGTGGCCTCAGCTGTCCTTGGTCATTGATGGAGGCCCCATAGGAGACATCCAGAGCCCAGAGTGTCGCTTGGGGTCAACTGTGGTTGACTTATCTGTGTCGGGGAAATTCTCCATTATCCGTCCTGGCTG TGCACTAACGCCCACAGTTGAAATCCTGCAGAAGAAGTATGGCTTGGTACCAGAATCTTCCTAA